The genome window GGCTGTCGAAACAGTCCCTTGCAATTGTATGTAATAGAAAGAAGGAATTTCCATGTTTGGATTGTTAATTAGTATTGTTTGTTTACTTGGGGTTGCTTTTATTGCTTGGTGGTTCTTTGCAGAGCATGAAAAGGTAAGCGGCCACGCTCGTCAGAAATCAGGTTATCAAGAAATTGAAGTCGAAGTCATGGGGGGGTATTCGCCTGAAACCATTGTCCTGAAAAAGAATGTTCCTGCCCGGATTATCTTTAATCGCAAGGATCCATCTTCATGTCTGGCTCAAGTGATCTTTCCAGATTTTGGCGTTCATGAAGATTTGCCTTTAGGTGAAAAACATGTCATTGAAATTACGCCAGAAAAAGCGGGCGAATATGGGTTTTCATGTGGAATGAACATGATGCATGGTCAAATGATTGTGGAATAAAGGAGTAGGTATGGTAGAAAAACAAAAAGCAGTTGTGGAAAACGGAGTGCAAAAGATCCGTATTACAGCAGAAAAGGGCTATAGTCCCAAAGAATTTCAACTTCAAAAAGGGATCCCTGCTGAAATCACCTTCCATCGGGTCAATCCTTCCGGCTGTTATAAGGAAATTTTGTTTGAAGATCAGGGGATTTTAGAGCCTTTGGAAGTCGGTGTGGATAAGGTGATATCCTTTACCCCGACAGAAACAGGGGACTTTGAGTTTTCATGTGGAATGAAGATGCAAAAGGGTTCCTACACGGTTGTGGAAAAACGCCGTCGTGTCTTAAGTTTACGGGATCGCTTTTGGATTACTAGTATCTTTACCCTTCCTTTATTAATCTTGATGATCGGGATGTGGGCAGGATTTGTCTCCCATCCAGTCAATCGCTGGGGAAACTTTCTAGCGACAACGCCGATCATGTTGGTAGCAGGAGTTCCTTTTATCAAGAGTGCCTGGGCCTCATTTAAGAAGCACCATTCCAATATGGATACCTTGGTAGCTCTTGGAACCCTGG of Streptococcus sp. S5 contains these proteins:
- a CDS encoding cupredoxin domain-containing protein, with amino-acid sequence MFGLLISIVCLLGVAFIAWWFFAEHEKVSGHARQKSGYQEIEVEVMGGYSPETIVLKKNVPARIIFNRKDPSSCLAQVIFPDFGVHEDLPLGEKHVIEITPEKAGEYGFSCGMNMMHGQMIVE